Proteins from one Amycolatopsis benzoatilytica AK 16/65 genomic window:
- a CDS encoding SAM-dependent methyltransferase, with product MPNSAAHRLADFAERLLGGPLPVAIRAWDGSQAGPAGPTAVLKNRRALRWLLFAPGELGLARAYVSGDLDVEGDLTEGFRRIWAYRPQLAARDLARAAKLAARLGVLGLPPRPPAEEARLRGPLHSLGRDRSAISHHYDLSNSFYQLLLDDSMAYSAGLWSDPADLARAQHDKLDLICRKLGLRPGMRLLDVGCGWGSLLLHAAKHHGVQAVGVTISAEQAQHVKARLAQHDLDDRVEVRRQDYRELGDESFDAVASVEMGEHVGEQNYPAYAATLFRSLKPTGRLLLQQMSRGAIAPGGGAFIERYVAPDMTMRPLSRTLSHLETAGFEVRDVHAMREHYVPTVRAWADTLEQRWDEAVALIGEAGARVWRLYLAGGALAFEENRMGVDQILAVRPDADGRSGMPWGRV from the coding sequence ATGCCGAATTCCGCTGCGCACCGCCTCGCCGACTTCGCCGAACGCCTCCTCGGCGGGCCGCTGCCCGTCGCGATCCGCGCCTGGGACGGGAGCCAGGCCGGTCCCGCCGGGCCGACCGCCGTGCTGAAGAACCGCCGCGCGCTGCGCTGGCTGCTGTTCGCGCCGGGCGAGCTGGGGCTCGCGCGCGCGTACGTTTCCGGCGATCTGGACGTCGAGGGCGATCTCACCGAAGGCTTCCGCCGGATCTGGGCTTACCGGCCGCAGCTGGCCGCCCGCGACCTCGCCCGGGCGGCCAAGCTCGCCGCCCGGCTGGGCGTGCTCGGCCTGCCGCCCCGCCCGCCTGCCGAGGAGGCCCGGCTGCGCGGCCCGCTGCACAGCCTCGGCCGCGACCGGTCGGCGATCTCGCACCACTACGACCTGTCGAACAGCTTCTACCAGCTCCTGCTGGACGATTCGATGGCCTACTCGGCGGGCTTGTGGTCCGACCCGGCCGACCTCGCCCGGGCACAGCACGACAAACTCGACCTGATCTGCCGGAAACTCGGCCTGCGGCCGGGGATGCGCCTGCTCGACGTCGGCTGCGGCTGGGGCTCGCTGCTGCTGCACGCGGCCAAGCACCACGGCGTCCAAGCGGTCGGCGTGACGATCTCGGCGGAGCAGGCGCAGCACGTGAAAGCCCGGCTCGCGCAGCACGACCTGGACGACCGGGTCGAGGTCCGCAGGCAGGACTACCGGGAGCTCGGCGACGAGTCTTTCGACGCCGTAGCCTCGGTCGAAATGGGCGAACACGTCGGCGAGCAGAACTACCCGGCCTACGCGGCGACGCTGTTCCGGTCGCTCAAGCCGACCGGGCGCCTGCTGCTGCAGCAGATGTCGCGCGGCGCGATCGCTCCCGGCGGCGGCGCGTTCATCGAACGCTATGTCGCCCCGGACATGACGATGCGTCCGCTGAGCCGCACCCTGAGCCATCTCGAAACGGCCGGTTTCGAAGTCCGCGACGTGCACGCGATGCGCGAGCACTACGTGCCGACCGTGCGGGCCTGGGCGGACACGCTGGAGCAGCGGTGGGACGAAGCGGTGGCGCTGATCGGCGAGGCCGGCGCACGGGTCTGGCGGCTCTACCTGGCCGGCGGCGCGCTCGCGTTCGAGGAGAACCGGATGGGCGTGGACCAGATTCTGGCCGTGCGCCCGGACGCTGACGGCCGCAGCGGAATGCCGTGGGGGCGGGTGTGA
- a CDS encoding DUF1295 domain-containing protein produces MGAGVIALLAVTAAITLAAVTATFGIARLRRRYDTIDTFWGLGFALVAVTAFPFGTGPLALRLTVAGLTVAWGVRLAVHLHLRNHSRPEDPRYKEIVERAGPNPGVRVFVRTYLVQAVVLWFVSLPVQFAMSGTGFGVTGWLGVAVWLVGFAFETIGDEQLRRFRDDPSRRGDVLDTGLWRYTRHPNYFGDACVWWGLYLLACSTWPGVATVLSPLAMTATLAKGTGKPMLEKSLRERRPGYADYVERTSGFVPLPPKRTAHR; encoded by the coding sequence GTGGGGGCGGGTGTGATCGCGCTGCTCGCCGTCACCGCCGCGATCACGCTGGCCGCGGTGACGGCGACGTTCGGGATCGCCCGGCTGCGCCGCCGCTACGACACCATCGACACGTTCTGGGGCCTGGGTTTCGCGCTCGTGGCGGTGACCGCGTTCCCTTTCGGCACCGGTCCGCTCGCGCTGCGCCTGACCGTCGCCGGCCTGACCGTGGCGTGGGGCGTCCGGCTGGCCGTTCACCTGCACCTGCGCAACCACTCGCGGCCGGAGGACCCGCGGTACAAGGAGATCGTCGAACGCGCCGGGCCGAACCCCGGCGTCCGGGTGTTCGTGCGGACGTACTTGGTACAGGCCGTGGTGCTGTGGTTCGTTTCGCTGCCGGTGCAATTCGCCATGTCCGGCACCGGTTTCGGGGTGACCGGCTGGCTCGGCGTCGCGGTCTGGCTGGTCGGCTTCGCCTTCGAGACGATCGGCGACGAGCAGCTGCGCCGCTTCCGGGACGACCCCTCGCGCCGCGGCGACGTGCTCGACACCGGCCTCTGGCGCTACACCCGCCACCCGAACTACTTCGGAGACGCTTGCGTCTGGTGGGGCCTCTACCTGCTCGCCTGCTCCACCTGGCCCGGCGTGGCGACGGTGCTGTCCCCGCTCGCGATGACGGCCACCCTGGCGAAGGGCACGGGGAAGCCGATGCTGGAGAAGAGCTTGCGCGAGCGGCGGCCGGGTTATGCCGATTACGTGGAGCGGACCAGCGGGTTCGTCCCGCTGCCGCCGAAGCGGACCGCGCACCGGTAG
- a CDS encoding DinB family protein, protein MTEAPERPDPPMAGDERTQLTGFLDFLRASVVWKCSGLSDEQARRELVPSKLTTVAGLLCHLTLVENYWFRVVLDGQPDEWAERLEIDRDAEFRAALEIPMAQLIADYQAETERCREVVAARGFDDTVLFKGDRELTVRWVVAHMIEETARHLGHLDLLREMTDGLTGE, encoded by the coding sequence ATGACTGAAGCTCCCGAGCGTCCTGACCCGCCGATGGCCGGCGACGAGCGTACTCAGCTCACCGGTTTTCTCGACTTCCTGCGCGCGAGCGTGGTGTGGAAATGCTCCGGACTGAGCGACGAGCAGGCGCGGCGGGAGCTCGTGCCCAGCAAGCTGACCACCGTCGCCGGGCTGTTGTGCCATCTCACGCTCGTCGAGAACTACTGGTTCCGCGTCGTGCTGGACGGCCAGCCCGACGAGTGGGCGGAGCGGCTGGAGATCGACCGCGACGCGGAGTTCCGCGCCGCGCTGGAGATCCCGATGGCCCAGCTGATCGCCGACTACCAGGCGGAGACCGAACGGTGCCGGGAAGTGGTGGCCGCCCGGGGGTTCGACGACACGGTGCTGTTCAAAGGCGACCGGGAGCTGACGGTGCGCTGGGTGGTGGCGCACATGATCGAGGAGACCGCGCGCCACCTGGGGCATCTCGACCTGCTGCGGGAGATGACGGACGGGCTCACCGGGGAGTGA
- a CDS encoding OsmC family peroxiredoxin, with protein MPSRDATTHWTGGLQKGKGEVTFDSSNLGTFTVTFPTRAGDPDGHTSPEELIAAAHSSCLAMNLSGVLESQQLEAESIDVSAEVTLGPAQGGGFEISGIAITLRAKLDGVTAEQFAELAETAEKTCPVSKALAGTTITLDAALA; from the coding sequence ATGCCCAGCCGCGACGCGACCACCCACTGGACCGGCGGACTGCAGAAGGGCAAGGGCGAAGTCACCTTCGACTCGTCGAACCTCGGCACGTTCACCGTGACCTTCCCGACCCGCGCCGGCGACCCGGACGGGCATACCAGCCCCGAAGAGCTGATCGCCGCCGCGCACTCGTCCTGCCTCGCGATGAACTTGTCCGGCGTGCTGGAGTCTCAGCAGCTGGAGGCCGAATCCATCGACGTCTCCGCCGAGGTCACCCTCGGACCGGCCCAGGGCGGCGGGTTCGAGATCAGCGGCATCGCGATCACCCTGCGCGCGAAGCTCGACGGCGTCACCGCCGAGCAGTTCGCCGAGCTGGCCGAGACCGCCGAGAAGACCTGCCCGGTGTCGAAGGCGCTGGCCGGCACGACGATCACCCTCGACGCCGCGCTCGCCTGA
- a CDS encoding NAD(P)H-binding protein: MTILVTGATGNVGRLAVDELVARGVSVRALTVDPQRAALPDGVEVVVGSLAKPSTLPPALDGVEAVYLAPYQRTVGRFCELAGEAGIRRVVALSGSSVGDTHPGSSGHGFAAVEKAVEAAGFDWTFLRPGAFMMNSLGWAQSVRKHGEVRSAYPGAAQAPIDLSDIAAVAAHVLTTDGHVGKTHVLSGPESISLERMAAAIGEALGKPVSFVELTPEQQMAEWTGVGYPADIASWLLGIFEQAAARPETPTGVVEDLLGRSGVAYAEWASANVAAFS; the protein is encoded by the coding sequence ATGACGATTCTGGTGACGGGCGCGACCGGCAACGTCGGTCGGCTGGCGGTCGACGAACTGGTGGCGCGGGGGGTTTCGGTGCGGGCGCTGACGGTGGATCCGCAGCGGGCGGCGCTGCCGGACGGCGTCGAGGTGGTGGTCGGCTCGTTGGCGAAGCCGTCGACGCTGCCGCCCGCGCTCGACGGCGTCGAGGCGGTCTACCTGGCGCCGTACCAGCGGACCGTGGGCCGGTTCTGCGAGCTGGCGGGCGAGGCCGGGATCCGGCGGGTAGTCGCGTTGTCCGGGTCGAGCGTCGGGGACACGCATCCCGGATCCAGCGGGCACGGATTCGCCGCGGTCGAGAAGGCGGTCGAGGCGGCCGGATTCGACTGGACATTTCTGCGGCCGGGGGCGTTCATGATGAACTCGCTGGGCTGGGCGCAGTCGGTGCGCAAGCACGGCGAGGTGCGGTCGGCGTACCCGGGGGCCGCCCAGGCGCCGATCGACCTGTCGGACATCGCCGCGGTAGCGGCGCACGTGCTGACCACCGATGGGCACGTCGGCAAGACGCATGTCCTGAGCGGGCCGGAGTCGATCTCACTGGAGCGGATGGCCGCGGCGATCGGCGAGGCGCTGGGCAAGCCGGTGTCGTTCGTCGAGCTGACCCCGGAGCAGCAGATGGCGGAGTGGACCGGGGTGGGTTATCCGGCGGACATCGCGTCCTGGCTGCTCGGCATATTCGAGCAGGCGGCGGCGCGGCCGGAGACGCCGACTGGCGTGGTGGAGGACCTGCTCGGCCGTTCGGGGGTGGCCTACGCGGAGTGGGCGAGCGCGAACGTCGCGGCGTTTTCCTGA
- a CDS encoding cell division protein FtsQ/DivIB, translated as MTGTRQRRRPPAARAGEQQRAAMARERRGRRSEEERLRTRARGKSRRSARAAARKARPSRGQEIRRRWVALLSVVTVLALGYLLFFSPVLSVKTVEVEGAKSVPADQIRAAAQVPSGQPMLRLDVDAIRDRVAEMPAVATVDVSRSWPTTLDITVTERTPIAFFDSGPGGDGVHLVDGGGVVFKTVKTRPAGLPELKLQKVSVADPVTRAVTAVLGVLPEQLLKQVKTTTAQTPASVEFTLTNGKTVRWGNAENTDRKAKVLAALLTQQGTVYDVSAPELPTITP; from the coding sequence ATGACCGGGACCCGGCAGCGCCGCCGCCCGCCCGCCGCCAGGGCGGGCGAGCAGCAGCGTGCTGCCATGGCCCGGGAGCGGCGGGGGAGGCGGTCCGAGGAGGAACGCCTGCGCACCCGTGCGCGCGGCAAGTCGCGCCGGTCGGCGCGGGCCGCCGCGCGCAAGGCCCGTCCCAGCCGCGGCCAAGAGATCCGCCGCCGCTGGGTGGCGCTGCTGAGCGTGGTCACCGTGCTGGCGCTGGGGTACCTGCTGTTCTTCAGCCCGGTGCTGTCGGTGAAGACGGTCGAGGTGGAAGGTGCGAAATCGGTGCCGGCGGACCAGATCCGCGCGGCCGCGCAGGTGCCCTCCGGCCAGCCGATGCTGCGGCTGGACGTCGATGCGATCCGAGACCGGGTGGCCGAGATGCCCGCCGTCGCGACCGTCGACGTGTCCCGGTCCTGGCCGACCACACTGGACATCACGGTGACCGAACGGACTCCGATCGCGTTCTTCGACAGCGGTCCCGGCGGCGACGGCGTGCACCTCGTCGACGGCGGCGGCGTGGTGTTCAAGACGGTGAAGACCCGCCCGGCCGGGCTGCCGGAGCTGAAACTGCAGAAGGTGTCGGTCGCCGACCCGGTCACCCGGGCGGTCACCGCGGTGCTCGGCGTGCTGCCGGAGCAGTTGCTGAAACAGGTCAAGACCACCACCGCGCAGACGCCGGCCAGCGTCGAGTTCACGCTGACCAACGGCAAGACGGTGCGATGGGGCAACGCGGAGAACACCGACCGCAAGGCGAAGGTGCTGGCCGCGCTGCTCACCCAGCAGGGGACGGTTTACGACGTTTCCGCGCCGGAGCTGCCGACCATCACGCCCTGA
- the murC gene encoding UDP-N-acetylmuramate--L-alanine ligase, translated as MPETPELPAQLRRAHLIGIGGAGMSGIARILLARGAAVSGSDAKESRALLSLRAQGATLFVGQAAENLDALPEPPSAVVVSTAIKETNPELAAARERGIPVLHRAQALAGLMAGHRVACIAGTHGKTSTTSMLTVALQNCRMDPSFAIGGDLNESGANAHHGEGGMFVAEADESDGSFLTYTPSVAVVTNVEPDHLDHHGTAEAYVKVFSDFVGRIEPGGLLIVCADDEGAARLGEEAATAGVRVRRYGRAASGEGDARVLDYTPAPDGGVVRIVLDGAERDLRVAVPGEHMALNAIAALLAGLELGAPLDGMAAGLAAFGGVRRRFEFKGRAGDVRVYDDYAHHPTEVAAQLRAVRAAAGGGRVVVVFQPHLYSRTKTFANEFAEALSLADEVVVLDVFGAREEPVPGVTGALIADRVTVPVHYQPAFDVAAGLMADLVKPGDLAVTMGAGDVTQLGPEILAELDRRAAGA; from the coding sequence GTGCCTGAAACGCCTGAACTGCCCGCACAGCTGCGCCGGGCGCACCTGATCGGGATCGGCGGGGCCGGGATGTCCGGCATCGCGCGGATCCTGCTGGCCCGCGGCGCGGCGGTATCCGGCTCGGACGCCAAGGAATCGCGCGCGCTGCTGTCGCTGCGCGCGCAGGGCGCGACCCTGTTCGTCGGCCAGGCCGCGGAGAACCTCGACGCGCTGCCCGAGCCGCCGTCCGCGGTCGTGGTGTCCACCGCGATCAAGGAGACCAACCCGGAGCTGGCCGCGGCCCGCGAGCGCGGCATCCCGGTGCTGCACCGCGCGCAGGCGCTGGCCGGGCTGATGGCCGGGCACCGCGTCGCGTGCATCGCCGGCACGCACGGCAAGACCTCGACGACGTCGATGCTCACCGTGGCGCTGCAGAACTGCCGGATGGACCCGTCGTTCGCGATCGGCGGAGACCTCAACGAGTCCGGCGCCAACGCCCATCACGGCGAGGGCGGCATGTTCGTCGCGGAGGCCGACGAGAGCGACGGTTCGTTCCTCACCTACACGCCGTCGGTGGCCGTGGTGACGAACGTCGAGCCGGACCACCTCGACCACCACGGCACCGCCGAGGCGTACGTGAAGGTGTTCAGCGACTTCGTCGGCCGGATCGAGCCGGGCGGTCTGCTGATCGTCTGCGCCGACGACGAGGGCGCGGCCCGGCTGGGCGAGGAAGCCGCGACTGCTGGCGTGCGGGTGCGCCGCTACGGTCGCGCCGCTTCCGGCGAAGGCGACGCAAGGGTGCTGGACTACACGCCCGCGCCGGACGGCGGCGTGGTGCGGATCGTGCTCGATGGCGCCGAGCGGGACCTGCGGGTCGCGGTTCCGGGCGAGCACATGGCGCTGAACGCGATCGCCGCGCTGCTGGCCGGGCTGGAGCTGGGCGCGCCGCTGGACGGGATGGCCGCCGGGCTCGCCGCCTTCGGCGGGGTGCGCCGCCGGTTCGAGTTCAAGGGCCGGGCCGGCGACGTCCGGGTGTACGACGACTACGCGCACCACCCGACCGAGGTGGCCGCGCAATTGCGCGCGGTCCGTGCCGCGGCGGGCGGCGGCCGGGTCGTCGTGGTCTTCCAGCCGCACCTGTACTCGCGCACAAAGACCTTCGCGAACGAGTTCGCCGAGGCGTTGTCGCTGGCCGACGAGGTCGTGGTGCTGGACGTGTTCGGCGCGCGCGAGGAGCCGGTGCCGGGCGTGACCGGCGCGCTGATCGCCGACCGGGTCACCGTTCCGGTGCACTACCAGCCCGCGTTCGACGTGGCCGCCGGGCTGATGGCCGACCTGGTCAAGCCGGGCGACCTCGCGGTCACCATGGGCGCGGGCGACGTGACGCAGCTCGGCCCGGAGATCCTGGCCGAGCTGGACCGGAGGGCGGCCGGAGCATGA
- the murG gene encoding undecaprenyldiphospho-muramoylpentapeptide beta-N-acetylglucosaminyltransferase, with translation MSKPVKGTERSAARRAPVVVVAGGGTAGHIEPALALADAVKRLRPDAEVIALGTERGLENKLVPARGYPLELIPPVPMPRKPTPELLRLPLKVRDAVRRTREVLDRVHADVVVGFGGYVALPAYLAARGRTPIVVHEANKSAGLANKVGARFASRVAVAVPGTPLPKAEVVGIPLRRSITSLARAALRAEARAHFGLDPDAPTLLVFGGSQGAASINNAVSGAAKDFADAGVGVLHAHGPKNSLVVQEFPGKPAYVPVPYLERMDLAYAAADAVVCRSGAMTAAEVSAVGLPAVFVPLPHGNGEQAINAQPAVDAGAALMVADADLTAAKVAELVIPLVTDADRVAKMSAAAVGLGHREADEALARIVLEAAGA, from the coding sequence GTGAGCAAACCCGTCAAGGGAACCGAGCGTTCGGCGGCACGCCGGGCGCCGGTCGTGGTGGTCGCGGGCGGGGGCACCGCCGGGCACATCGAGCCGGCCCTCGCGCTGGCCGATGCGGTCAAGCGGCTGCGCCCGGACGCCGAAGTGATCGCGCTCGGCACGGAGCGCGGCCTGGAGAACAAGCTCGTGCCCGCGCGCGGCTACCCGCTGGAGCTGATCCCGCCGGTGCCGATGCCGCGCAAGCCGACGCCGGAGCTGCTCCGGCTGCCGCTGAAGGTGCGCGATGCGGTCCGCCGCACGCGCGAGGTGCTGGACCGGGTGCACGCGGACGTCGTGGTCGGCTTCGGCGGCTATGTCGCGCTGCCGGCGTACCTGGCCGCCCGCGGCCGCACGCCGATCGTGGTGCACGAGGCGAACAAGTCGGCGGGGCTGGCCAACAAGGTCGGCGCGCGGTTCGCGTCCCGGGTCGCGGTCGCGGTGCCCGGCACGCCGCTGCCGAAGGCCGAGGTGGTGGGCATTCCGCTGCGCCGCTCGATCACTTCGCTGGCCCGGGCCGCGCTGCGGGCCGAGGCGCGCGCGCACTTCGGGCTGGACCCGGACGCGCCGACGCTGCTGGTGTTCGGCGGTTCGCAGGGCGCGGCGTCGATCAACAACGCGGTGTCCGGCGCGGCGAAGGACTTCGCGGACGCCGGGGTCGGCGTGCTGCACGCGCACGGTCCGAAGAATTCCCTTGTGGTGCAAGAGTTCCCGGGTAAGCCGGCGTATGTGCCGGTGCCGTATCTGGAGCGGATGGACCTGGCCTACGCCGCGGCCGACGCGGTGGTGTGCCGCTCCGGCGCGATGACCGCGGCCGAGGTGTCCGCGGTCGGGCTGCCCGCGGTGTTCGTGCCGCTGCCGCACGGCAATGGCGAGCAGGCGATCAACGCGCAGCCGGCGGTCGACGCCGGGGCTGCGCTGATGGTCGCCGACGCCGACCTGACCGCGGCGAAGGTCGCCGAACTGGTGATCCCGCTGGTCACCGACGCCGACCGGGTCGCGAAGATGAGCGCGGCCGCGGTCGGGCTGGGCCACCGCGAGGCCGACGAGGCGCTCGCCCGGATCGTGCTGGAGGCCGCCGGTGCCTGA
- the ftsW gene encoding putative lipid II flippase FtsW — protein MTVVDEKRSRARRVRKESPFVAFRTGLTAWLSRPLASFHLVLALTGILTVIGAVMVLSASSVASYNPKTGSGVYSLFFRHLMFVALGGIVFWLGLRVRLERIRRMSATMTVLCLGLLMLVLTPLGSTVNGSQGWFKLGVFTFQPIEAAKVALAFWGAHVLVIKYHVLHQWRHLLVPVVPVALVMFALVMLQPDLGGTITLAVVLLGLLWFAGAPKRLFGVILAGGLSGILVLAIIAPYRLARVMSFLSPDADKSAEGFQANQAKLALADGGLFGKGLGQGASNWGYLPNVQNDFIFALIGEELGFVGCAVVLGLFAGVAVVGLRIATRNIDPWIRIVAGTLTVFLVAQAAINIGYVVGLLPVTGVTLPLISYGGTSLVITMLIMGVLANAARHEPEAVAALRSHGPGKFGRLLRLPAPDPYRPPSSRKGTRGAGSGSRAARPAPRAARPAQERRRSARRTTANRGARGTANRRGHR, from the coding sequence ATGACAGTCGTTGACGAAAAACGCAGCCGGGCGCGGCGGGTCCGCAAGGAAAGCCCGTTCGTCGCGTTCCGCACCGGGCTGACCGCCTGGCTGTCGCGGCCGCTCGCGTCGTTCCACCTGGTGCTCGCGCTGACCGGCATCCTCACCGTGATCGGCGCGGTGATGGTGCTGTCCGCGTCGTCGGTGGCCTCCTACAACCCGAAGACCGGCAGCGGCGTGTACTCGCTGTTCTTCCGGCACCTGATGTTCGTCGCGCTCGGCGGGATCGTGTTCTGGCTCGGACTGCGGGTCCGGCTGGAGCGGATCCGCCGGATGTCGGCGACCATGACGGTGCTCTGCCTCGGCCTGCTGATGCTGGTGCTGACGCCGCTCGGCTCGACCGTCAACGGCTCGCAGGGCTGGTTCAAGCTCGGAGTGTTCACCTTCCAGCCGATCGAGGCGGCGAAGGTCGCGCTGGCCTTCTGGGGCGCGCACGTCCTGGTGATCAAGTACCACGTGCTGCACCAGTGGCGGCACCTGCTGGTCCCGGTAGTGCCGGTCGCGCTGGTGATGTTCGCGCTGGTGATGCTGCAGCCCGACCTGGGCGGCACGATCACCCTCGCGGTGGTGCTGCTGGGCTTGCTGTGGTTCGCCGGCGCGCCGAAACGGCTGTTCGGAGTGATCCTGGCGGGCGGCCTGAGCGGCATCCTGGTACTGGCGATCATCGCGCCCTACCGGCTCGCCCGGGTGATGTCGTTCCTGTCGCCGGACGCGGACAAGTCGGCCGAGGGGTTCCAGGCGAACCAGGCCAAGCTCGCGCTCGCCGACGGCGGGCTGTTCGGCAAGGGCCTCGGCCAGGGCGCGTCGAACTGGGGCTACCTGCCGAACGTGCAGAACGACTTCATCTTCGCGCTGATCGGCGAGGAACTCGGCTTCGTAGGCTGCGCGGTGGTGCTCGGCCTGTTCGCCGGCGTAGCCGTGGTCGGCCTGCGCATCGCGACCCGCAACATCGACCCGTGGATCCGGATCGTGGCCGGCACGCTGACGGTCTTCCTCGTCGCGCAGGCCGCGATCAACATCGGCTACGTGGTGGGCCTGCTGCCGGTCACCGGCGTCACGCTGCCGCTGATCTCCTACGGCGGCACGTCGCTGGTGATCACCATGCTCATCATGGGCGTGCTGGCGAACGCCGCGCGCCACGAACCCGAGGCGGTGGCCGCGCTGCGTTCGCACGGCCCGGGTAAATTCGGACGTCTGCTGCGGCTGCCCGCACCCGATCCGTACCGCCCGCCGTCCTCCCGCAAGGGAACACGCGGCGCGGGCAGCGGGAGCAGGGCGGCCCGGCCGGCGCCGCGTGCGGCCCGGCCCGCACAGGAACGCCGCCGGTCCGCGCGGCGCACGACAGCGAACCGCGGTGCCCGGGGCACCGCGAACCGGAGAGGTCATCGGTGA
- the murD gene encoding UDP-N-acetylmuramoyl-L-alanine--D-glutamate ligase gives MQLDGKHVLVAGAGVTGKSVVPVLRELGARVTVTDGNAERLAELADLGAELVPGLTEPPADTALVVTSPGWRPTSPLLVAAAEAGIEVIGDVELAWRIGQLREHPPAWLVITGTNGKTTTVGMLESILRAAGVDAVACGNVGYPVLDAVRGGHQVLAVELSSFQLHWSSTIAPEASVVLNLAEDHLDWHGSMAEYAAAKGRAHHRSRAVVHNVDDPWSARIAQEHAPAEARRIGFVLDTPRVGELGLVEDLLVDRAFVADPATSADELAEVADVRPAGPHNLANALAAAALARVHGVPPEAVRKGLREYQPAPHRAVEVGQAGGIRYVNDSKATNPHAALGSLLAHESVVWIAGGQLKGASVDGLVAAVAGRLRAAVLLGVDAPVIEAALARHAPDVPCNRLLPGDDEPMTAAVNAASALARPGDVVLLAPAAASLDMFPSYGARGTAFEAAVQRLVDGAAGAADDSR, from the coding sequence GTGCAGCTGGACGGCAAGCACGTACTGGTCGCGGGCGCGGGAGTCACCGGCAAGTCGGTGGTGCCCGTGCTTCGGGAGCTGGGCGCCCGGGTCACCGTCACCGACGGCAACGCCGAGCGGCTCGCCGAACTGGCCGATCTCGGCGCGGAACTGGTCCCCGGCCTGACCGAACCGCCGGCGGACACCGCGCTCGTGGTGACCAGCCCCGGCTGGCGGCCGACCTCGCCGCTGCTGGTCGCGGCGGCCGAGGCGGGCATCGAGGTGATCGGCGACGTCGAGCTGGCGTGGCGGATCGGGCAGCTGCGCGAGCACCCGCCAGCCTGGCTGGTGATCACCGGAACCAACGGCAAGACCACCACGGTCGGGATGCTGGAGTCGATCCTGCGCGCGGCCGGCGTGGACGCGGTGGCCTGCGGCAACGTCGGCTATCCGGTGCTGGACGCGGTGCGCGGCGGGCACCAGGTGCTGGCCGTCGAGCTGTCCAGCTTCCAGCTGCACTGGTCGTCCACCATCGCGCCGGAAGCGTCGGTGGTGCTGAACCTCGCCGAGGACCACCTCGACTGGCACGGCTCGATGGCGGAGTACGCCGCCGCCAAGGGCCGCGCGCACCACCGTTCGCGCGCCGTGGTGCACAACGTCGACGACCCGTGGTCTGCCCGGATCGCGCAGGAGCACGCGCCGGCGGAGGCGCGGCGGATCGGTTTCGTGCTGGACACGCCGCGCGTCGGCGAGCTGGGCCTGGTCGAGGACCTGCTGGTGGACCGTGCTTTCGTCGCGGACCCCGCGACGAGCGCGGACGAGCTGGCCGAGGTCGCCGACGTGCGCCCGGCCGGTCCGCACAACCTGGCGAACGCGCTCGCCGCGGCCGCGCTGGCCCGCGTGCACGGCGTGCCTCCGGAAGCGGTGCGCAAGGGCCTGCGGGAGTACCAGCCCGCGCCGCATCGCGCGGTGGAGGTCGGCCAGGCCGGCGGAATCCGCTACGTGAACGACTCGAAAGCCACCAACCCGCACGCCGCGCTCGGCTCGCTGCTCGCGCACGAGAGCGTCGTCTGGATCGCTGGCGGGCAGCTCAAGGGTGCTTCGGTGGACGGGCTGGTCGCGGCGGTCGCCGGACGGCTGCGCGCGGCTGTGCTGCTGGGCGTCGACGCTCCGGTGATCGAGGCCGCTTTGGCGCGACACGCGCCGGATGTCCCGTGCAACCGCCTCCTTCCGGGTGACGATGAGCCCATGACTGCGGCGGTGAATGCGGCCAGCGCCCTGGCTCGTCCTGGTGACGTGGTGCTGCTCGCGCCCGCCGCCGCCTCGCTGGACATGTTTCCGAGCTACGGAGCGCGGGGCACCGCGTTCGAAGCCGCGGTGCAGCGTCTGGTCGACGGCGCGGCTGGGGCGGCGGATGACAGTCGTTGA